The DNA window TTGCTGGGTTTGGCGATTAAGGTTGCTGATGCTTAAAAAGTGGGCATTGTACAGTCGCTGGGTCATTCGTTCTGCCTGTTTGGTAGCATTAAAATCATCCGTCGCACTTGGTTGAGTATTTGTATTCACTAAGCCTGGCGTAATTTTAAACTCCTCCTTTGTATCGGTAAATATTCTGACATCCGATAATAAGTTTAGGTGCGAGCGACGGGCAGTATCGTTTCTCCAGTCAAAAAATAACGATAAATGATCAAATTCTTCCAGTTCATTGTCGATAGTCAACCCTACCCAAACTTCATTATGCGGAAGTATTTCGTTTAAAAAATTCTCGCGAGGAGTAGGGCCCATTGTTCTGACCCGGTTCTGAATGATCAGTGTATTGAGTTTTGTATTGTATAATTTATAATGGCCGACAGAAGTAAAATAAAACTCTTTTCCTAGGGCATTACAGGTGAAAAAATCATGTGGTGTAATTGTGTAGGAAGGGTCTACAATTCCAGCTTTCATCACTGCATGGGCTGCCTGCGGTCCGGAAAGTACGTCGGGAGTGAGTAAGTGGGCCAATCGTCGTACGATTCTGCTGCGAGAGTTGTCCAATTCATGGTAAACACCTTCAATACTTGTCGAAAAAGCGCCTAAAAGCATCCCAATTAATGGGTCAAAGCTTTCAACGGCCACATCAGTATCGTCATAATTCCATAGGTTTGCCACCTCCCGAAGCATTTCGTTTCGGATATACTCTCGCGTTTTGTATCGTTTTGGGTCGTTGTACATACATTACTCCTTTCTGGTTAAAAAGAGGTTATAACATTTTCAAGAATAGCGTACTAGTCTGAATTTCATTTCTTTGAGCCGTTCCTGCGTTTGTACAAGGGTACTTGCAATAGTTATGATGATGTAACGACATATACGGGGATTACTTCCTTCAACCGACTCTTGTACATCGTTTATATCAATGCTGACGGTATTGACGGTGATACGATTTTCGAATTTTTGTAGATATTCGGAAATCGTACGTTTAAGCTGGTCTTTACTTGGGGTGTCGTTGAGTTGTCTGAAATCATAATTATGTACAATACAACCATACGCACGGTCAAAATAAAATTCTTTCGGTTTGGATGACAGGTACAAAGTGATGTTTTGGGTGATGGATTCTTCGAGCGAAATTTTTTGAATAATGGTTCCTTCTACAAGGTATTCAACAAGCTCTCTAAAAGTTAGCCGTTGTCTGAGTTCCTGAAAGGAGGCCAGTTTGAGAGAGGCAAGCAATTTGGCGATGAGCGAAATTGCTTCCAGATTTTTCTCCCCCCCAAATCGCTTGGTGATTTCATCGTATGAATGCAGCGACCTCACTTCTTCCACAAAGTTCCTTTCCGAGCCCTGCTGTTTCATAAGGGCACCGAATGAAGGAGGAATCGGGTAAAAACCTTCAGACATTTTTTGACATTGATTTAGAAACGTAACTTATTGACTACTTTGGATTCTGGACGAATGTCTTTGTCGCTTATGATGGTAACGTTGCTCATGTCACGGACCATAATGTAAAGTTGTGCACCGCCTCCCATCAGCATCACATTACTGTCTCCCCCCACAGAAGTGAGGGGTTGCCATTTGATATAGCCGTAAGCGGCTTTGATTTCTTTAACAACTCTGGCCGTGACGATCCGACTCATAGCAGGATTCCATTCTTCTTTTACCGCCAACATAGCGCGGGTGGTGATGCTTTGAATATATTCTCCCTGATTGGCCTTGATCAGGGATTCGTACGTATAATGATCAAGCCAAAACATACCTTCTGTGTCGGGGCTTTTAACGTCTTCCTGGGTTTTGAAGACAAAATTGTGATTTGGGGTATAAATACGATAAATCAAATCGCCGGGCTCCAACAAAGCAGTCTCAAACCTGCTGTATCGAAACGTTTCGGTCGTATTTTGGTCAAGGTTAAAGGGAACATTCCGGAGAATTTTCATAGTTCTGACTTTTTTAGTTGATCGTTACCAATGCTGCTTTTAAGACCGCCATACTGCCGCCGTTCAATTCCAATTGAGCGGAAGTTTTGAATGAACCTGAAGCCTGAGCATTTACATCCACGGTCGTACCTTCGACTTTTACACTGTTTCCAGCACTTATATCAACCTCATTATCGGCTTCTATTTTTATTTTCGGTGCTTTCATTTCAATACCTTTGGCTGCTTCCAGATAGATGGTTCCGTTGCTCTTAGCTTTAATACTTGCCTCACCGTCAATGGATAATTCAATTTCATTTTTACTTTCTCGGTTATAGATCTTTATTTTTTCCTTACCGTCAGTATCATCAATAATGATATGATTTCCACCTTTTGTAATGATTCCCTTGATGTTATTCTTTTCATCAAAAAGATCACCTGGTTTGGCTTGGCCGTGGTACATACTACCCGTGACAAAGGGCATGTCGGGATTGCCGAATTCAAAATCCACAAACACAACTTCGTCTATTTCGGGAATAAAGTACATGCCCCGGTCTTGTGCCGCCATAGGGTTTACTACCCGTATCCATGGGGTTAATTCATTGTCATTCTTTTGCCATGGAAACTGCACTTTTATCCGGCCCATGCGGTCTTTATCATCTACCTGCATGACTACAGCCGCTTGCGGTTCTGCGTTGGGAGATATGATGCGGTAATCAACGGGTGCAAAGTCAGTATCTTGCGGTACTGCCTCAAAATTGCACTGATATACCCCTCTTGTATCCAGAAAATGACTCAAACGGGTAATAACAAACGAGCCATAATCAATAACTTCCACTTTGTTTTGATCATTTAGATACGTATCAATAACTTTAACCGTACCACCCAATTTTATTTCCATTTCGGGAGTTCGGCCAGTAAGTACAGCCAGTTTATTGGCCTGTTCGCTTTTTTTGAGTTTTACGGCGGTTTTTAGGGTGCTGCTTTCGCGGTGATTTTGGTAACCAATCTCCACGAGTTCGTCATTGAAAACTTTAGCGGATTTATTTAATCCCACCAGTGTAAATGCCCCCAAACCGCTCACATTTTCACTGGATGCTGGCGCTTCGTAGGTTTTATTGTTGTAATAATCATAATTGAAACCTTTCAGATTGAGAGGGGTAGTCCGAAGGCTGTACTGCATATCAAAAATATTTTCTCCGTGCTTAAGGGTTATCTCATTGCCTTTATCTCGTCCGTTTTTACCGAATATGAACTGTTCTCCGTCGTAAAACATCCATTCACCATATTCTTCGGCCAAACGTTGCAGAAAATGAAAATTATCTTCTTCGTACTGCGTTACGTAACGAATGGGGCGGAATAGGTCGGCGATATTTTTTTTGAAAGTCCACCAAAAGGGCTCAATACTTTCTGGGTAATATCACTGAGGGATTTGTCCGTAAATGAACGTGTGGTGCGTCCGGCACTCAGTACAGCCGTACTGCTGACGCCCGAAATAACAATCGTATTGGACGTGCTGCTGCCTTTGCTTAAACGAATAGTAGTGGCAATACCTTTAAATGTACGCGTTTGTTGTTCCTGAATACTTCCATCCTGTTGTTTTTCTCCCTGTTTCAGTTTGATAACAGTGATTTCTCCCACCACTTGCTCCGCCAGTTTTTTTAGATCAACTTTCGTAGATTTATCAGGCAACATCTCCGGCGATATACTTATCTCGAAGGTATGATGATTATCAAATGGCTGCGAAATGGAAATGCTGCTGATACGTTTAATAATCAATCCATTTATATTGATTTCTACAGCAGCAAGGAGTTGTATGGTTGAGGGCATTCTAAAATAAGTTTAAAGGAATTTATAAGAAGCCGATTTCTGAACTGAGCCAATAACCCAATTGACCAATAGCA is part of the Runella rosea genome and encodes:
- a CDS encoding type VI secretion system baseplate subunit TssF; translated protein: MANLWNYDDTDVAVESFDPLIGMLLGAFSTSIEGVYHELDNSRSRIVRRLAHLLTPDVLSGPQAAHAVMKAGIVDPSYTITPHDFFTCNALGKEFYFTSVGHYKLYNTKLNTLIIQNRVRTMGPTPRENFLNEILPHNEVWVGLTIDNELEEFDHLSLFFDWRNDTARRSHLNLLSDVRIFTDTKEEFKITPGLVNTNTQPSATDDFNATKQAERMTQRLYNAHFLSISNLNRQTQQRILLQKKKSRRACCTAKSRRIAEKFSSGVSLDKDSIFRRDLS
- a CDS encoding GPW/gp25 family protein; translation: MSEGFYPIPPSFGALMKQQGSERNFVEEVRSLHSYDEITKRFGGEKNLEAISLIAKLLASLKLASFQELRQRLTFRELVEYLVEGTIIQKISLEESITQNITLYLSSKPKEFYFDRAYGCIVHNYDFRQLNDTPSKDQLKRTISEYLQKFENRITVNTVSIDINDVQESVEGSNPRICRYIIITIASTLVQTQERLKEMKFRLVRYS
- a CDS encoding phage baseplate assembly protein V gives rise to the protein MAEEYGEWMFYDGEQFIFGKNGRDKGNEITLKHGENIFDMQYSLRTTPLNLKGFNYDYYNNKTYEAPASSENVSGLGAFTLVGLNKSAKVFNDELVEIGYQNHRESSTLKTAVKLKKSEQANKLAVLTGRTPEMEIKLGGTVKVIDTYLNDQNKVEVIDYGSFVITRLSHFLDTRGVYQCNFEAVPQDTDFAPVDYRIISPNAEPQAAVVMQVDDKDRMGRIKVQFPWQKNDNELTPWIRVVNPMAAQDRGMYFIPEIDEVVFVDFEFGNPDMPFVTGSMYHGQAKPGDLFDEKNNIKGIITKGGNHIIIDDTDGKEKIKIYNRESKNEIELSIDGEASIKAKSNGTIYLEAAKGIEMKAPKIKIEADNEVDISAGNSVKVEGTTVDVNAQASGSFKTSAQLELNGGSMAVLKAALVTIN